A genomic window from Bacillota bacterium includes:
- the murQ gene encoding N-acetylmuramic acid 6-phosphate etherase has protein sequence MEQGPGFEALLTEGRNMRTVAIDRMETLEIVRMINDEDVGVALAVQRELPSVARAVDLIVECLKASGRLFYVGAGTSGRLGAIDASECIPTFGVSPAMVQAIMAGGNAALTGPVEGVEDDTGQGAADVRSRGVRRGDAVVGIAASGRTPYTVGALREAGSLGARTIAVFNNPGAEMSQVVEVAICPVTGPEAIMGSTRMKAGTAQKMVLNMLSTAAMIRLGKVYSNLMVDMQPTNIKLVQRARRMVTLASGCSDEEAARYLEEAHFQVKVAVVMALTRLSAGEAVRLLEESGGYVRAAAEMAR, from the coding sequence ATGGAACAAGGTCCCGGTTTTGAAGCATTGCTGACCGAAGGGCGCAACATGCGGACGGTGGCTATCGACCGCATGGAAACCCTTGAGATCGTCAGGATGATAAACGACGAAGACGTGGGCGTGGCCCTTGCCGTCCAGAGGGAATTGCCGTCCGTCGCGAGGGCCGTCGATTTAATAGTGGAATGCCTGAAAGCCAGCGGCAGGCTGTTCTATGTCGGAGCTGGCACGAGCGGGCGGCTGGGCGCAATCGACGCTTCCGAGTGCATTCCGACCTTCGGAGTGAGCCCCGCGATGGTCCAGGCGATAATGGCGGGAGGCAACGCGGCCCTGACGGGCCCGGTCGAAGGAGTCGAGGACGACACAGGCCAGGGGGCGGCCGACGTACGCTCGAGGGGCGTCCGGCGAGGGGACGCCGTCGTGGGAATAGCGGCGAGCGGGCGCACCCCGTACACGGTTGGCGCGCTCAGAGAGGCGGGGTCGCTGGGCGCGAGGACAATTGCCGTTTTCAACAACCCGGGCGCGGAGATGTCCCAAGTTGTTGAGGTAGCCATATGCCCCGTAACTGGGCCGGAAGCAATTATGGGATCGACCAGGATGAAAGCGGGCACCGCCCAGAAAATGGTTCTCAACATGCTGAGCACCGCGGCGATGATCCGGCTCGGTAAGGTTTATAGTAATCTGATGGTCGACATGCAGCCGACGAACATCAAGCTGGTGCAGCGCGCGAGAAGGATGGTAACGCTTGCGTCCGGATGTAGTGACGAGGAGGCTGCTCGTTACCTTGAAGAGGCTCACTTCCAGGTGAAGGTGGCCGTTGTAATGGCCCTCACGAGGCTGTCTGCCGGTGAGGCTGTTCGCCTTCTCGAGGAGAGCGGTGGCTACGTGAGGGCAGCCGCTGAGATGGCCCGGTGA
- a CDS encoding DUF871 domain-containing protein, with translation MLGERVIPGVERSAGISVYPGAGDTAQVLGYMERASQLGYREVFTSMHITEQDPSGAVAFVEQVTKAAHRLGFRVIADISPRAFRAVGATPANLEPLERLGLNGIRVDFGYGPDEIASMTHSSSSMTVVVNASTVDVWALSALRSSGADFSRMEACHNFYPRPETGLSMDFLCRTSSILKEHGLRVWAFVPSSTGRRGPLCQGLPTLERHRELPAARAAAELLASGVVDVLLFGDPGASPGELESLSSIWLRGSVPLRVSLLPDAAGAERSVVFGGIHQNRPDPAEMVVRSAVSRDYAGKGADILPRSPAPRPAYTVTVDNRLYLRYSGELQVTLTDLPPDPRVNVVGHVVEADRPLVNMLGPRSRFHFVEFTVTTGGSWNGTRSRF, from the coding sequence ATCTTAGGCGAAAGGGTGATCCCGGGCGTGGAGAGGTCCGCGGGCATTTCGGTATACCCCGGGGCAGGGGACACAGCGCAGGTCCTCGGTTACATGGAGCGGGCGTCGCAGTTGGGGTACAGAGAAGTCTTCACCTCCATGCACATAACAGAACAGGATCCATCAGGGGCCGTGGCTTTCGTCGAGCAGGTAACGAAGGCAGCTCACAGGCTCGGATTCAGAGTGATAGCGGACATCTCTCCCAGGGCGTTCCGCGCCGTCGGGGCTACCCCCGCAAACCTGGAACCGTTGGAGCGGCTGGGCCTGAACGGGATCAGGGTCGACTTCGGGTACGGCCCGGATGAAATCGCCTCAATGACCCACAGTTCATCGAGCATGACGGTCGTCGTGAACGCCTCCACGGTGGATGTGTGGGCGCTTTCCGCGCTTCGCTCTTCCGGTGCGGACTTCTCGAGGATGGAGGCCTGCCACAATTTCTATCCCAGGCCGGAGACGGGGTTGTCCATGGACTTTCTGTGTAGGACGTCAAGCATCTTGAAGGAGCACGGCCTTCGTGTATGGGCGTTCGTTCCGTCCAGCACCGGGCGAAGGGGACCCCTGTGCCAGGGGTTGCCGACCCTGGAACGCCACCGTGAGTTGCCTGCCGCCAGGGCGGCCGCCGAGCTGCTGGCGTCGGGAGTGGTGGACGTGCTCCTCTTCGGCGACCCCGGCGCTTCTCCCGGCGAACTCGAATCACTCTCCTCGATATGGCTTCGTGGCTCGGTGCCCCTACGGGTAAGCCTGCTACCGGATGCTGCCGGCGCCGAGCGATCCGTAGTGTTCGGCGGAATTCATCAGAACAGGCCGGACCCCGCCGAAATGGTTGTTCGATCGGCCGTCTCAAGGGACTACGCGGGGAAGGGCGCCGACATCCTTCCCCGCAGCCCGGCTCCCCGTCCGGCGTATACCGTCACGGTGGACAACCGGCTGTATCTGCGGTATTCAGGGGAGCTCCAGGTGACCCTGACTGACCTGCCACCCGACCCCAGGGTCAATGTGGTGGGCCATGTTGTTGAAGCGGACCGGCCGCTCGTAAATATGCTCGGGCCGAGGTCCAGATTCCATTTTGTGGAGTTTACGGTAACAACCGGAGGGTCGTGGAATGGAACAAGGTCCCGGTTTTGA
- a CDS encoding PTS transporter subunit EIIC produces MADERRIAQDVLKALGGDPNVVSVNYCMTRLRVEPKGMAAVDVQALKRCEGVKGAIQTGNLVQVILGPGLAEKVARELSSRLGIAVGESTGSAAPAAASRGGVREVLRKLANVFLPLLPAIIGSGMIAALTNLLVRMGVDAKLPVMQALSVIGWAVFGYLSIMVGMNAAKEYGGPPALGAVAGSILIAPALTGLKMVPGRGGLIGVLIAAAFLSWLYKRVSRVMPDTVTVIATPTITILVGGLVILYVVQPIGGFLSDGITKGTQALLNVGGPVAGAVLAGAFLPAVMTGLHHGLTPIHMELINKLGNTPLLPVLAMAGAGQVGASLAVYLRTKDKELREIIMAALPVGMLGIGEPLIYGVTLPLGKPFIAACIGGAVGGAFIATTRIGCIAVGVSGIPLAFLATSPGLYLAGLVISYVAGFTAALIIGFDDRLASEIKPAAGSVK; encoded by the coding sequence ATGGCAGACGAACGCCGGATAGCCCAGGACGTTCTTAAGGCCCTGGGTGGAGACCCGAATGTAGTGTCGGTGAACTACTGCATGACGCGTCTCCGCGTCGAGCCGAAAGGTATGGCGGCGGTTGACGTGCAGGCTCTCAAGAGGTGCGAGGGCGTGAAAGGCGCGATTCAAACGGGTAACCTCGTCCAGGTGATACTCGGACCAGGACTGGCGGAGAAGGTTGCTCGAGAACTCTCCTCCAGGCTCGGAATCGCCGTGGGGGAATCCACGGGTTCGGCCGCCCCCGCAGCCGCCTCGCGCGGCGGGGTCAGGGAAGTACTCCGGAAACTCGCGAACGTTTTCCTGCCCTTGCTGCCAGCGATCATAGGCTCCGGCATGATAGCCGCCCTGACCAACCTCCTCGTCCGCATGGGCGTTGACGCGAAACTCCCTGTGATGCAAGCACTAAGCGTAATCGGTTGGGCGGTCTTTGGATACCTGTCGATAATGGTCGGCATGAACGCCGCGAAGGAATACGGCGGCCCCCCGGCGCTAGGGGCTGTGGCAGGTTCGATCCTGATTGCTCCGGCGCTGACGGGGTTGAAGATGGTGCCCGGCCGGGGAGGACTCATCGGAGTCCTGATCGCTGCGGCTTTCCTGTCGTGGCTGTATAAGCGAGTGAGCCGGGTCATGCCCGATACCGTCACCGTAATCGCTACGCCGACGATCACGATACTCGTGGGCGGGCTCGTCATACTGTATGTCGTCCAGCCAATCGGCGGTTTTCTTTCCGACGGAATTACGAAAGGCACGCAGGCGCTCCTCAACGTGGGCGGCCCGGTGGCCGGCGCTGTCCTCGCTGGTGCGTTCCTCCCAGCGGTGATGACCGGGCTTCACCACGGGTTGACACCGATCCACATGGAACTTATCAATAAGCTGGGCAACACTCCGTTACTCCCGGTGCTCGCCATGGCCGGCGCGGGGCAGGTCGGCGCCTCACTCGCGGTATATCTCAGGACGAAGGATAAGGAACTGCGGGAGATTATAATGGCGGCCCTGCCTGTAGGGATGCTCGGTATTGGTGAGCCCCTCATCTACGGCGTGACGCTTCCCCTGGGTAAACCCTTCATTGCGGCTTGCATAGGGGGTGCGGTCGGCGGCGCGTTCATCGCAACCACGAGAATCGGCTGCATCGCGGTGGGTGTCTCCGGGATACCCCTCGCCTTCCTGGCGACATCGCCCGGCCTGTATCTCGCGGGCCTCGTCATTTCGTACGTGGCCGGATTCACAGCGGCGCTGATCATTGGGTTCGACGATAGGCTCGCTTCCGAGATCAAGCCAGCTGCGGGTTCGGTCAAATAG
- the phnF gene encoding phosphonate metabolism transcriptional regulator PhnF — translation MAVNPDIPIPLYYQIKETIREAIAGGRFKPGDQLPPETDLTTQYGVSRMTVRQAVLELVNEGLLYRKRGKGTFVAEPKITQGLSGLTSFTEDMEKRGLRPSGRVLTVKEARADQDIAALLGIDVGAPVARLERLRLADDEPMALEVSYVPLPRFQWVLSEDLNGKSLYRLFAEKSGIELDRARQTIEVVVANKHEAGLLEVDQGTPLLKMKRVTYDRKGEPVEAVKSVYRADRYKFVMDLPRL, via the coding sequence ATGGCTGTTAACCCGGACATTCCTATCCCGCTATACTACCAGATCAAGGAGACAATCAGGGAGGCAATCGCGGGTGGGCGTTTCAAGCCCGGCGACCAGCTGCCGCCCGAGACCGACCTCACCACGCAATACGGCGTGAGCCGGATGACTGTCAGGCAGGCCGTCCTCGAACTCGTAAACGAGGGATTGCTGTACAGGAAGCGTGGCAAGGGGACGTTCGTCGCCGAGCCCAAGATTACTCAGGGCCTGTCGGGGCTCACGAGCTTCACGGAAGACATGGAAAAGCGCGGCCTCAGGCCGTCCGGCAGGGTGTTGACCGTCAAGGAGGCCCGCGCCGACCAAGACATCGCGGCCCTCCTGGGAATCGACGTGGGTGCGCCGGTAGCACGGCTCGAGAGGCTCAGGCTCGCTGACGACGAGCCAATGGCGCTCGAAGTAAGCTACGTTCCTCTGCCGAGGTTCCAGTGGGTTCTCTCCGAGGACTTGAACGGAAAATCCCTCTACAGGCTTTTCGCGGAGAAAAGCGGGATCGAACTGGACCGGGCGCGGCAGACCATCGAGGTGGTGGTCGCGAACAAGCATGAAGCGGGGCTGCTTGAAGTGGATCAGGGGACACCCCTCCTCAAGATGAAGAGGGTCACCTACGACCGAAAGGGCGAGCCTGTGGAGGCAGTCAAGTCCGTGTACAGGGCGGACAGGTACAAGTTCGTAATGGACCTTCCGAGGCTGTAA
- the thiT gene encoding energy-coupled thiamine transporter ThiT — protein MPVKRVNTRVLVEAGVMIALASVLSMIKVYHAPQGGSVTAGSMVPVLVLALRWGPRAGILTGIAYGFVQQLIEPFVVHPVQAILDYPVAFGVLGLTGFFRQSPALGCLVGILGRFVAHVVSGLVFFASYTPAGSIPLVYSLVYNGSYLVPEVLISAVVIYFLSTSRVLQWGNAGEPHPG, from the coding sequence ATGCCGGTGAAGAGAGTCAACACAAGGGTGTTAGTTGAAGCCGGTGTGATGATCGCCCTGGCCTCGGTCCTGAGCATGATTAAGGTCTATCACGCACCGCAGGGTGGCTCGGTGACAGCCGGTAGCATGGTGCCGGTCCTGGTTCTTGCGCTGAGGTGGGGCCCAAGGGCAGGCATACTGACGGGGATCGCTTACGGCTTCGTCCAGCAGCTTATCGAACCCTTTGTAGTTCACCCCGTTCAAGCAATACTGGACTATCCCGTGGCGTTCGGGGTCTTGGGTCTTACGGGTTTCTTCCGGCAGTCTCCCGCGTTGGGGTGCCTCGTCGGAATCCTGGGGCGGTTTGTCGCCCACGTGGTCTCGGGTCTCGTATTCTTCGCCAGCTACACGCCGGCAGGAAGCATACCCCTGGTATATTCCCTGGTCTACAACGGGTCATATCTGGTACCGGAGGTCCTGATCAGTGCGGTGGTTATTTATTTCCTGTCGACAAGCCGAGTGCTGCAATGGGGCAACGCAGGCGAACCTCACCCCGGGTAA
- a CDS encoding thiamine diphosphokinase, producing MVAADGGADLAKEIGLAPNVVVGDMDSLSMEGQRELAEAGCRFITHPVEKDQTDTHLAMQWACGFGFTEISVLMNRSGRLDHVLGIIWAAYGLVEKGVSVRFVDAQFEAVLVKGPASVDIRGPKKLLVSLLPLCDSADGITLNGMKYSLKGESLRPGETRGISNETMDSEARVEVGKGTLLVMVSGSTG from the coding sequence GTGGTTGCCGCGGATGGGGGCGCCGATCTTGCAAAGGAGATTGGCCTGGCCCCCAATGTCGTGGTGGGCGACATGGATTCCCTGAGCATGGAGGGCCAACGGGAGCTCGCGGAGGCGGGTTGTCGTTTCATCACTCACCCCGTTGAAAAGGATCAGACAGACACGCACCTAGCCATGCAGTGGGCCTGCGGGTTTGGTTTCACCGAAATATCGGTCCTGATGAACCGTTCCGGACGGTTGGACCATGTCTTGGGTATCATATGGGCGGCTTACGGGCTCGTTGAGAAGGGCGTATCGGTTCGTTTTGTGGACGCGCAGTTTGAAGCCGTTCTGGTCAAGGGCCCGGCATCTGTTGACATAAGAGGACCGAAAAAGCTCCTGGTCAGCCTACTGCCATTGTGCGATAGCGCGGATGGTATTACGCTTAACGGCATGAAATACTCGCTAAAGGGCGAGTCACTGCGGCCAGGAGAGACCAGGGGAATAAGCAATGAGACAATGGATTCCGAAGCCCGAGTCGAAGTGGGAAAAGGTACATTGCTCGTTATGGTTTCAGGATCGACCGGTTGA
- a CDS encoding RNA-binding protein has product MTKSLYFGNLSWDVGEAELSNAVSQYGRVISARIATDRDTGRSRGFGFVEVEDQDAQKVIDAMNGVEWYGRQLTVNEARERQDRGGYRDGRSNQGRGYGRY; this is encoded by the coding sequence ATGACCAAGAGTCTGTACTTCGGAAACCTCAGCTGGGATGTCGGTGAGGCTGAACTGAGCAACGCCGTGTCTCAATATGGTCGGGTTATATCTGCTCGCATAGCTACCGACCGCGATACAGGCCGGTCCCGCGGTTTCGGCTTCGTCGAGGTCGAAGACCAGGATGCCCAGAAGGTCATCGATGCTATGAACGGTGTGGAGTGGTACGGCAGGCAGTTGACAGTCAACGAAGCCAGGGAGCGTCAGGACAGGGGTGGATACAGGGACGGCCGTTCGAACCAGGGCCGGGGCTACGGCAGGTACTAA